CTCCAGAGCTTTTTCTCCATTTAAATGTTGAAGACCTTTCTTCAAGTGAATATGCACATCACCAAGATAGGAATCATAATCCATATCCTTCTCAACATCAATTGTTATTCCCCCAAGCATATCAATCATCTTTTTAAAACCATCAAAGTTTACCTTGACATAGTAAGGGACATCTATGCCAAGTTCCTGTTCAACAGTTTCTATAAGAAGCGGTACTCCACCATAGGCATGTGCATGGGCAAGTTTCTGAACACCCTCGTATCCTGGAAGTGTAACCATCATGTCCCTTGGTAGGGAGAGTATAAATATCTTCTTATTAACCGGATCTATGGAAACAAGAATGTTTGTATCAGATCTACAGATTTCATCCAAGTATCTTGCATCAACTCCTATAAGGAGAATGTTTATCTTCTTGTTCCAGTCAATTTCCTGAGACGACACAATGTTATTTTCATTATTGTTATTGTTCTGTGGCTCATTTTGTTTAAGGGATGATAGAACATAGTAAATGTATCCCATGTATAGTCCTATTAAGACTAAAACCACAATTATAATTGAAACAAGTATCT
This window of the Caldisericia bacterium genome carries:
- a CDS encoding LCP family protein, which translates into the protein MSKRGKKILVSIIIVVLVLIGLYMGYIYYVLSSLKQNEPQNNNNNENNIVSSQEIDWNKKINILLIGVDARYLDEICRSDTNILVSIDPVNKKIFILSLPRDMMVTLPGYEGVQKLAHAHAYGGVPLLIETVEQELGIDVPYYVKVNFDGFKKMIDMLGGITIDVEKDMDYDSYLGDVHIHLKKGLQHLNGEKALEYVRFRADETGDIGRMKRQQKFLKELAKEALSIKNTIRMQKILLEMKNWVETNLKPWQVIKLGVLLKSIKDEDIETMTVPGHAGWWEDGLSYYFADKDKLEEIVNKYLRDDGETP